A single genomic interval of Bos javanicus breed banteng chromosome 8, ARS-OSU_banteng_1.0, whole genome shotgun sequence harbors:
- the GNRH1 gene encoding progonadoliberin-1, whose product MKPTPKLLAGLILLILCVVGCSGQHWSYGLRPGGKRNAENVIDSFQEIAKEVDQPVEPKCCGCIVHQSHSPLRDLKAALESLIEEETGQRKI is encoded by the exons ATGAAGCCGACTCCCAAACTTCTAGCTGGATTAATCCTGCTGATTCTCTGTGTGGTGGGTTGCTCTGGTCAACACTGGTCCTATGGGCTGCGCCctggaggaaagagaaatgcTGAGAACGTGATTGATTCTTTCCAAGAG ATAGCCAAGGAGGTCGATCAGCCAGTAGAACCTAAGTGCTGTGGGTGCATTGTTCACCAGTCCCATTCTCCTCTGAGGGACCTGAAGGCAGCTCTG gAAAGTCTGATTGAAGAGGAAACTGGGCAGAGGAAGATATAA